TTTTGGAATCGGTTATGTGGCATTTCAAAATGACCTTTGGACGTGGATGACATTTTTGTGCTTTACTGCTGCTGTCTACTTTGTCAGTATCCTGTTTGCAAAATTGCATTTATCCCTTATGGCTAAACTGATTTCGATGTTCTTTTATTTTTTCCTGCTTATCTGGAGTGCACAAGGATTGATTCATGCAATTTTTCTAACTGAGCTGGCAGGGTCTGAAGCACTGTTTGTCCCGTTGTTGCTGGCAGTTGTGTTATCTATTTTGATTACGTTGCTTTTACCGGATTCAGGTCGTGAGAATACCCCTGTATTGGAATCATTTAAAGCTTATTTTGAAAGCAGAACAACACTTCAATGGGTGATGAGAATTGTAACTGCAACAGTCTTGTTATTTACTACTTATTTTTTGTTGAATTATTTAATGTTTCCATTTATTGAACCCTATTATTCAATGAGTTCCTCGGCATTCATTCTTTCTGAGAATAGTTTCATGATTTCAAGCGCAGGTATGTTTGTACACGCATTATTAATGTTGATTGTCTTTTTACCGTTGTTTGCTTTGTGGAAAGGTTCAAAATCAAGTTTGTTATTCTGGTTAGGATTTCCATTATTTCTTTTGATTGCAATGCAATCATTTGTGCTTTACAGCGAATGGCCACTTGGTTTTCGATTTCCATTATTCGTCCATTTAACATTAACAATGTATATCCAGGCGATTATACTGGTTCAATTATTTTATAAACCCAAAGGAGAGGAAATTGAAGATCAACTTCTTCCGGCAATATGGTCTTGGTAATCCAATACAAATAAAAATCCGAACCGGAAATGGAATCGGTTCGGATTTTTTATGATCATCAGACTTTATGTTCAGAGAGATTCAAATAACGGATTTCGGGATTGGCCATCATTGTTTCCAATGCTTTGACGATTTGCTCAACTGATTTCTGGTTTTGGCAGTCGTAATAATCGATATCCAGATGAAGAATAGGGCATTCCGTAAAAGAGTGAATCCAATGCTGGTAGCGCTGGTAGAGGTCAAACCAGTATGATTCAGGTGTATTAATCTCCATTTCACGGCCTCTCTTATGAATGCGGTCGATAATACTTTCAAATTTCCCATCGATGAAGATCAAAACGTCCGGTTTAGGGAAGTAAGGGTTCATTACCATGGCTTCAAATAGAGAGTGATACGTATTAAAATCGCGATCAGACATATTACCCTGATCGTATTGTAACTTTGCAAAGATGCCAACGTCCTCATAAATACTGCGATCCTGCACATATCCTGTATTTTCTTCATGCATGTTTTTTTGTTGCTTAAATCGTTCTGCAAGAAAGTACATTTGCAGATGAAAAGACCATTTTTTGAAATCATGATAATAGTCTTCAAGATATGGGTTTCCATCGACTTTTTCAAAAGCGGGCTTGAATGATAAAGCTTCTGAGAGAACATTTGTCAGGCTTGATTTACCGGCACCAACTGTTCCGGCTAATGTAATCAAGGCATTCGATTTCAATTGATGATTTACAGGGTTAATCATTGTGGACAACTCCATTTCATGTTCAGAAGAGGTTAGTATTTGTCTTCAAGGCATCATCAATTAAATCAGTGATGCGCTTAAAATCTTCCGTATTTTTGACAAAGTCAATCTCATCACCATTAAAAGATAGCACAGGAACATGAGGGTAGACTCTTTGGTGATCTTTCATAAACTGTTGATAATCTGAGGATAATTGAGCCAAATAATCCGGATCCATGGATTGTTCCATAGAACGTCCGCGTTTTTTAATCCGGTCGAGCAGCGTAGGTAAGCTGGCATTTAAATATACAATCAGATTAGGTGTAGGCAATCCATCTGTCAGTATACTGTAAATGCGATCGTATTTTTCAAAATGGCGCTGTTTGAGCGTTTGTTTAGCAAACAGATGATTTTTAAAAATATGATAATCACTGACGACAGCTTGACCATTTTGGAGCAGTTTTTCATTGGTATCTTCAAGTTGTTTAAAACGATTGCAAAGGAAAAACATTTCCGTTTGGAAGCTCCATTCATTGTTATCTTCGTAGAATTTACTTAAAAAAGGGTTCTCATCGACGATCTCTTTTAATAATTCATACTGGTAGTGTTCTGCGATTTTGGTGGCGAGGGATGTTTTCCCCACACCGATTGGACCTTCTACAGCGATAAATGGTGCATCGAAATGATTCGACAACGATTCCACCTCCGGGTCAAGTGTTGTTCAAGCGTTTTTCATTCTATCACAGGTAGACCATGAAATCCTAGCTATTTTTAGCGACAGTCGGTTTCTTAACAAGAAGGGAATCTTGTAGTATGATAGAGGTATATGTTTGACATGAAGGGAAGGAGTGATAACATGAATAAAGTCAAAATTGTAACAGATTCAACATCGGATCTTCCATCAGAAGAAATCAAAGAACTTGGCGTGACAGTCGTCCCGTTAACTATTACGATCGATGGGACTTCCTACAAAGATGGTGTGGATATTACATCAAGCGAATTTGCTTCCATGCTCGTTAATGCAAAGGATATTCCGCAAAGTTCTCAGCCAGCCACGGGCGACTTTTTGAGCGTGTATTCAGATCTGTCGGAACAAGGATTTGATATTCTTTCGATCCACATGTCGAGTGGCATGAGCGGAACATTTCAGTCAGCGCAGACTGCTGCAGGGATGTCGGATGCAAATGTCACAGTGATTGATTCCGAATTTATTTCTGTTGCTCTTGGTTTCCAAATAAGGGAAGCGGCTGCCATGGCGAATAAGGGAAGTTCAGTTGATGAAATTGTTGATCGATTACAGAAAGTCAAAACGAATACATCTCTTTTTTTAATGGTCGACACACTGGATTATTTATTGAAAGGTGGAAGAATTGGCCGTGGTCGAGCCCTGGTCGGTTCTCTGTTGAAAATTAAACCTGTTGCGTCCCTTGATGACGGTGTATATACGCCAGTCACCAAAGTTCGTACATATTCGCAACTGGTTAAATTTTTCAAGGAAACCTACCAGAAAGAGGCGGAGGGAAGAGTCGTCAAAGGTATAGGAATTGCGCATATCGAAGCAGTTCAGCTTGCGCAACAGGTGAGGGACGCTTTGGCTGAACTATCCGGTTTTACAGATGTTTCAATTATCGAAACGACCCCCATTGTTAGCACCCACACAGGTCCCGGTGCGCTTGCGTTGATGTATTATTTTGAAGACGAATCCTGAAGTTGTGAAATCAATTTAAAATGATTGAGATAAATTCAGTCGAATATAAAGAAAGTAAAAGAGGCTGGGACAAAAAGCCTTGAATGATCAAAATACGCTTCCGATTATCATAAATTGATAGTCGGAAGCGTTTTGTCTGTTGATACAAATATAAAAAACAGTATAACGCAGTGTACTTTCTCAAGTTCACTGCCATGAGTGCAAAACCCATTTCTTTTTTCACTTTGTCTTTGCCTCTCACCGACATTCTGGTGAAATGCAAATTGGCCTTCAGAAATCCAAAAACTGGTTCGACATCGACTTTACGTCTGCCATAAATCGCGCCAGTTTCTTCTTCCAAAAGCAGTTGACGAATATGCTCTTTTTGCAGCTCCCATTTTTCATTGTAATAAACCTTACGGTTTTTGCCTTCTTTCGCTTTTGTGCAACTGGCCCGTAAGGGACAGCCCGTGCAGTCTTCACTTTCATAGACCTTGAATGTTCGTTCGAATCCTGCGCGATCGGTTCGTTTGGATACATAGCGAAAGGTGACTTTTTTGCCGTTTGGACAGAGAAAATAGTCTTGATCCTGATTGTAATTCCAATTCATCACATGGTAGCGATCGGTTTTGAATGACCGTTTCTTTTCTTTTCGGTACATACTATACGTGATCAGTGGTGTGCTTGATAGACGGTTCAAAAAAATATCCTCATAATTTTGTTCGCTTCCGTATCCGGCGTCCCCAACAATATAGTCAGGCAGTGAAAAGTACCGTCTCTCGATGGTATCCAGAAATGGAATCAGGGTTCGTGTGTCAGTCGGATTTGGATAGATGTCATAAGCGAGCGTATATTGTCCTTCCGTTGCAATCTGGAGATTGTAACCGGCTTTCAGTTGGCCATTTTTCATATAGTCATCTTTCATTCTCATAAACGTGGCATCATGATCGGTTTTCGAGTAACTGTTACGATCACCCAGGATCGCGAGATCCTTCTCATAACGTGCTTTACGTTCGATGAAATCCTGAAATTTTTTACGCTTTTCTTTCGGCTTTTTCCGCTCTGATCTCAGTCTTTTTCTTTCCTTCGCATCATCATTCTCTTCGATTTGCTTGTCGTAATCCTGAACGGTCTGGTCCAACTCTTCATGAACTTTATTCAGCTCATCATCCGTTAAGGCTTCCTGATCTTCCAGTTCAATCGCAGGAATGATTTCCTGTTCAATCAGTTCATCATAGATCGCATTTGATTTCGTAACGATATCATGATGATACCGTTGCACGGATTTTTTCCATACGAACGTGAATTTATTCGCGTTGGCTTCGATCTTTGTACCATCAATAAAAATTGCTTCGTTATCAATTGCTTCTTCCTGAACCAGTCGGCTTCTGAATTGCACAAAACACTGACGTAAGAGCTCTTCAACGTCGGGATGTACTCTGAATCGATTGATCGTCCGGTAGGTCGGCGCGTGTCCTTGTGCCAGCCACATCATTCGAATACTGTCCTGCAATAAGGCTTCAATTTTCCGTCCAGAAAAAGTCGATTGAGTATACGCACAGAGAATCACCTTCATCATCATTTTCGGATGATAAGAAGGGCGACCCTGACTTTTATAAAAAGCTTCAAAAGCTTCTTCAGGTATCGATTCAACCAGGTCATTCACTGCAAAAGCGACATCATTTTTTTGTAATTGAAGCGATAAATCCATCGGCAAAACGAGCTGATTCATGTTATAATCGAGAAACATAAGGATACCTCCGGTTTTGTTATGACTTGGTCGTTCTAACTTAATCCGAAGGTATCCTTTTTTTATGTAAAAATCAAGACCTGACGGTCTTTCAATGCAGTTGATTGTCAAAAATACATGAGACGCCTGCGGGAAAAGCAAGAGCTGAAGATCCACCGGCGGTGGTTTTCCGACGGTTAGCTGAAGCCTTGCCCGCGGCAAGCGATTGTATTTTTGCACAATCAACCCTTCTATACAGAAAACCCACACCGTTTGGTGTGGGCCTCTTTATTTACTGGGTTTTGTCCCAGCCTCTTTTAATGATGGAGGCGTTACAATTTTTCTATTTTCACTGCACACGCTTTGTATTCTGCAGTCCCGGAGATCGGATCAAATTCATTAATCGTCAATACGTTCGTTGGTACTTCTTTCCAATGAAAACTCATAAAGACGAGCTTCTCTTGAACTTCTTCGGTGATTCGTGCTTTCACTTTTACAGCTCCTCTTCTTGAAGAAACCGTGACATATTCACCTTCAGAAATATTCATCCGTTCTGCATCGGACGGATGCATATCCACCGTTTCCTCGGTATGTTTCCGTTTAAGTGAATCCGGATAATACCGGGTTTGGGTATTCGTATTATAAGGTTCGTAACGTCTGCCAGTAGTCAATGTCAATGGATAGTCGGAATCGGGTAATTCAACTGGTTCTGTATATATAACAGGTGTAAATGGTGCAGGCTCTCTGCCCTCATGATGAAATTCCTGATGCAACAGGGCCGTACCTGGATGGTCTTCGGAAGGGCAAGGGTACTGTAATGTCTGCCCGTTTGTCAGCCTGTTATAGTTCATACCACCAAACATATGCGGAGCAACCTCACGTACTTCATTCCAAATGTCCTCTGATTGTTTATAATGAAGTGGGTAGTCCATTTGTGTTGCGAGCTTTGATAGAATTTCCCAATCGTCCCATGCTTCACCTGGCGCCTCAACGGCAGGATTAACCTTTTGAACCCGTCGATCTGTGTTTGTATAAGTTCCCTCGACTTCAGCCCAGCCCTTTGCAGGAAGGACAACGTCTGCAAGTTCTGCTGTTTCTGTCAAAAACAGATCTTGAACGATCAGGAAATCAAGATTTTTAAACAATTCAGTAGTGTGATTCCGATGGACATCAGCAACAATTGGATTTTCTCCAATCACATACAGAGATTTCATCTCCCCGGTTTCCATTCGCTCGAGCATACCGGTTTGTGTTTGGCCGACATTCGGGTTTAATGGGACCCCCCAGGATCTTTCTAGTTGATTGCGGAACGCTTCATTATCAACTGGCACAGCTCCAGGGAGCATATTCGGCAAACAGCCCATATCACCAGCACCTTGAACATTATTTTGCCCTCTCAGCGGCATAATACCTGTTCCTTCACGTCCGATATGGCCGGTCAATAACACAAGATTGGCGATATCAAAAACATTATTTACCCCGCAATGATGTTCTGTGATTCCAAGTGTATAAGCGATCATCGAACGGTCCGCAGTGGCAAACATTCTTGCTGCTGAAGTGATCTCTTCTGGTTTCAGTCCAGTGATGGAGGCTGTTTTTTCAAGTGTGTATTCACTCACTCGGTCGTATAGGCTGTCGAAGTTTACTGCATTTTTTGCAACAAATGATTTATTGTATATGCCTTCATCAATCATGACTTTCATCATACCGTTCATCAAGGCAATATCCGAACCGACTTTGATCTGCAAATGATGGTCTGCAAATTTAGTCATAGCAATTTTCCGAGGATCCACAACAATGATTTTCAACCCTTTTTTAACAGCTTTTTTCATTCGGTTGGCAATAATCGGGTGGGCTTCAGATGTATTCGACCCCATCAACAGCAGTACATCGGATTTTTCAACGTCCATAATCGAACTCGTCGGTGCACCATTTCCAAATACAGTCGCCAGACCGGCGACGGATGGAGCGTGTCAAGTCCTGTTACAGCCGTCGATATTATTTGTTCCCATTACAGCACGAGTGAATTTTTGAGTGACGTAATTCGTTTCATTGGTCGCTCTTGCACAGGCAAACATCGAGAAGGCATCAGGACCAAAAGTGGTTTTAATGTCAGTTAATTTTTCAGCAATATACGTCAATGTTTCATCCCAAGTCGATTCTGTCAAAACTCCTTCTTTTCGGATCAACGGCTTCTTCAGGCGATCTTCCGAATGAATGTAGTGATATCCTAAAGATCCCTTAATGCACGTTTGGCCTTCGTTAACCGGTGCATTTTTATTCCCTTTGATTTTAACGATTCGGTTATCTTCTACCTCAACGAGCAAACCGCAGCCTGTTCCACAATAGGCACAGGTGGTTTCAACTGTTTTCACATTTGTCATGTTGTACACCCTTTCTATTTGATATGAATACGTTCATTTTACCATGCATTCTAAGCGCTTACAGAAAGAGAAGGGAACATTTGATGACAATTTCAATATGGATATTCATAATTATAATTCCGTAATAGTCATCTCGAAACGTTTGTAAGAACGCAAATGATTCGGTAAAATGGTCGAAGAAGGAGTGGAATATAGTGAATCAAACAGGACTGGTACTCGAAGGTGGCGGATTAAGAGGAGTTTATACTGCGGGTATACTGGAGTATTTTTTAAAGAGCGGACTGTCATTCCCTTCGGTGGTCGGTGTTTCCGCAGGTGCATGCAATGCATCCTCTTATATATCCAGACAGGAAAAAAGAAATTATGCGGTTACAGTGGGATATGCTGGACATCCGGATTACATATCATTCAAACGATTCTTCAGTCATGGGGAACTGTTTAATATGGACTTGATATTTGATAAGATTCCGCATCAAGAGCACCCGTTTGACTATGATCGCTTTTACAACAGTGATCAGTTATTATATACAGGGGTTACCGACTGTGTGACTGGAGAGACTGTTTATTATGAGAAAAATGAAGTAAAAGGAGATATCATAACCATTTTAAGGGCATCCTCATCATTGCCTATGATTGCTCCGATCGTTCGTTATGATGGCAGAGATTATTTGGACGGGGGAATATCAGATCCTATTCCGATAAATCAATCCATTAAAACGGGAAACCAAAAACACGTCATAGTCCTCACCCAGGAAAAAGGATATCAAAAGCAGCAGACCAAAAGGGGAATGCTCTATTTTTCAAGGAAATACCGTGATTATCCAGGCCTTGTAGATGTAGTTAAAAGACGTTACCAAATCTATAACGGGCTTTTAAGACAGGTCGAACGCATGGAGGAAGAAGGTAGCGCATTTGTTTTCAGGCCGGATAATCTTCAAGGAGTTAAGCGCCTTGAAAAAGATGCCGCTAAATTGGATGAATTGTATCAGCATGGGATGGAACATGCTAAAGCCCGAAGTGAAGAATTACAGCGTTTTATTAACTCGTGAACCGGTTTATTTCTGAGAGATGGGGACTTATAATGAATCGACCTAAAAGTTACAGACTGCTTCTTGTTGTTTTATTTATCGTGTTTGTCAGTATGATTTCAAGATCCATTCTTTATCTCGTTATATCCATGACGGTAGCTGTAATTATTATTTTTCTGCTGAGTAAGGACATGAAATCAAAAACAAGTGATCGATCTGACGATCGAAGGAGTCCAAACACTTCAGCTGAAACCTATCAAGATACGATAGATAAAGGAATATTTCCTATGGCGCTTACGCTTTTGGGAGCCGTTGCAATTTTTTATGGCTTTTCCGGCATTTTCACGACTGAAAGCCTGTTTCATGCGACAGATCTGATGACAAACGATGTTTTTGTGCAATACTTTTTCTTTATTTTGGGATTAACTTTATTTATTTATGGATCAAGCCTTATGCTAAAACGATATTTGTCAAAATAATCGAACCCTGTCCTGGAAAGCGAGCGAAACGATGGCCTTAAAACGAAACCTCTCTATCATGTGGACAGCTAATTTTTTTGTCGCAGCAAGTGCAACAATGGTGCTTCCGTTTTTATCTCTTTATATCGAATCGTTCGGAACATACTCTGATGCATTTGTTCAGCGCTGGAGTGGCATAATTTTCGGAGTGACCTTCCTGGTCGCTTTTTTCGTATCGCCTTTTTGGGGAAGGTTTGGTGATCGATTTGGGCGAAAGAAAATTCTGCTGATCACAGGATTTGGTATTGCATTTTCAATTGTGATGATGAGCTTTGTTTCTTCCGTATGGGAATTGTTCATTTTAAGATTGTTTATGGGCGTAGTAACTGGATTTATACCGACTTCGATTGCCTTGATATCTGCTATAACCCCAAAAGAAGAGGCGGGAAAAATATTAGGAACATTGCAAATGGGTACCGTTTCAGGTGGACTCATCGGACCACTTCTGGGTGGATTGCTTGCAGATGCGTTCGGTTTTACCTATACTTTTTTGATAACAGGTATTGTAATTATACTGGCGACGATCCTCGTTTGGGTTGGTATTGATGAAAAAGTAAAGGGCTTGACTAAACAAGAACAACAAGAGCAGCAGGAATCGATGGTTCAAGTCATAATGGGAATCATTCGTCATCCGGTCCTGCTGGGAACCATGCTGATTTCTTTAATGGTGCAATTAGGTAATTTCTCAATCCAACCTCAATTGGCTCTTTATACAGCAGATCTTGTTGACACGAATCAAATTGCTTTTCTTGCAGGTCTGGCATTTTCAGTAACGGGTTTGGGGAATTTTATTTCCACTCGTTTTTGGGGTATTCAGGGAGATCGTTTTGGACATCATTGGATTTTATTGATTACACTGGTTCTTGCTGGATTATTTTTCATTCCGCAAGGCTATGTATCATCGATTGAAATGCTGATCGTTTTCAGGTTTCTCTTCGGCATTGCACTCGGGGGAATTATTCCATGTGTGACGGCTTACATCAGACAAGTTGTACCCATTCACCGGCAAGGAGAAGTTCTCGGTTACAACCAAAGCTTTCGCTTTCTCGGGAATGTAATTGGTCCGGTTATGGGAGGATTGATTGCTGGCAGTTTTGGAATCAGTACAGTATTTACTGTTTCAGGTATACTTTTTTTCGTGACGGCAACCGGCTTCTTTTGGGTTGTTCGAGTCAAGTCGACATCATAAATTTAGAAGCTGCGTGAAAACCGAGGAAAGGAATGAATTTTGTGGTACTAACAGCGAAAGAAAAAAAAATGTTATTGAAACTTTTAAAAAAAGAGCGTCGAAAAAGGTTGATTACGAAAAATAACCGACGTGATATTGATAATTTGATTAATAATTTCGAACAGAATATTAGAAATGAGAAAGTTAACGAAACAAAACCATCTAAGCTCTGATTAATCGTTCATAAATTTGTAATAAGATTTCGTAATTTTTGTGAATTATTGATCATAAATTCCACCTTAATCTTTGAATAGTGTACATTGAATATAGATTATTGAATGAATTGAAGGGTGGCTTTTGATTATGAAAACAAAAAATCGTTGGCTGATTGCGTTGTCTGCAGTCGCTATCCATTTATCTATCGGTTCGGCTTACGCATACAGCGTATTCCAACTACCAATTGCAAATGAACTGGGGTGGGCAACATCGCAGGTTTCTCTTGCTTTTACAATTGCAATCTTTTTTCTTGGAATTTCCGCAGCCTTTTTCGGGCCGTTTGTTGAAAAACGTGGCCCCCGTGCAGCAGCCAGTCTTGCAGCTGTATTGTTCTCCTCCGGGCTCTTGATCTCAGGTGTTTCGATCATGCTCGAATCACTGCCATTATTCCTGCTCGGATACGGTGCAATTGGCGGTATGGGTCTTGGCCTTGGCTATATTTCACCGGTATCCACATTAGTGAAATGGTTTCCCGACAGGCGGGGACTCGCAACAGGTATGGCAGTATTCGGTTTCGGTGCAGGTGCGCTTTTAGCAGGGCCTGTCGCTGCAAGTTTAATTAATATGATCGGTATTGCCAACACGTTCTTTACTCTTGGTGTGACATTCTTCGTGTTAATGATTTCGGGTGCATTATATATTGCCAGACCGCCCGAAGGATGGCAGCCTGCTTCTATGATCGAATCCGCATCAGGTCCGGCAAAAAAGAAAATGAAAGAAGATCTTGCGCAATTAACGGCGAAAGAGGCTAGGAAAACAGCGCGTTTCTGGATGCTGTGGCTCATGATGTTCATTAATATCACAGTAGGGATCATGATTATTTCCGTTGCATCTCCAATGGCACAGGAGAAAGTCGGTATGTCAATAATTGCTGCTGGAACAATGGTTGGTATAATGGGCTTATTTAATGGCGGCGGCCGAATTGTATGGGCCACTGCATCTGATTATATTGGAAGACAACGAATATTTGCCATTTTTTTCGGGGTCCAATTTGCAGCGTTTATGATCTTACCTTCTATAACCAACGTAATCGTGTTTCAAATATTGATTTTCCTTGTCATTTCCATGTACGGTGGCGGTTTCGCCTCTTTACCGGCTTTTATCGGAGATCTCTTCGGTACAAAAGAACTTGGCGCAATACACGGACTGCTGCTCACTTCCTGGTCAATGGCTGGTGTGGTGGGTCCGATGACGGTTTCATACATCAGAGAATCAACTGGAACGTATGACTCAGTCTTTTATATCTTCTCGGTACTTTTGCTTGTGGCATTCGTAACATCTATTCTAATGATAAAGAATATCAATAAAGTAAAAGCGGCTAAAAAAAACGCTGAAGCAGCATGAGAGATTTTAACAGAGGCTTAGCGCCGGGGGTTATACCTCGGCGTTTTTTCATGTTTGTTTCTTATTCTTTATCGTTGCTGTGACTATCGTGTATAATGTAGTCGTCTAACTACACCTAATAAAAACCCTGTCTCTTAAACAGGCCTGGAAGGAATTTTGATTATGTGGAAAAGTATGGTGAATCATCACGTAAAAACTGTTGTAATTTTATCGATTATTCTTAATGGCGCAATTATCGTACTTTCGGGGATTCCTGGATACCAGGGTACTCTACCGGCTTTTGTTACCTATTTACCGATGATGAACGCAATTTTTAATACATTTACGTTTCTCTTTTTGACTGGAGCATTGATCAGTATTTTGAGAGGAAATGAACGCCTTCATCAACGTTTTATTTATGGAGCATTTACCACAACAGCATTATTTCTCATTTCGTATGTTGTATTTCATTTTATGGCTGAGTC
This Salisediminibacterium beveridgei DNA region includes the following protein-coding sequences:
- a CDS encoding DegV family protein codes for the protein MNKVKIVTDSTSDLPSEEIKELGVTVVPLTITIDGTSYKDGVDITSSEFASMLVNAKDIPQSSQPATGDFLSVYSDLSEQGFDILSIHMSSGMSGTFQSAQTAAGMSDANVTVIDSEFISVALGFQIREAAAMANKGSSVDEIVDRLQKVKTNTSLFLMVDTLDYLLKGGRIGRGRALVGSLLKIKPVASLDDGVYTPVTKVRTYSQLVKFFKETYQKEAEGRVVKGIGIAHIEAVQLAQQVRDALAELSGFTDVSIIETTPIVSTHTGPGALALMYYFEDES
- a CDS encoding MFS transporter yields the protein MALKRNLSIMWTANFFVAASATMVLPFLSLYIESFGTYSDAFVQRWSGIIFGVTFLVAFFVSPFWGRFGDRFGRKKILLITGFGIAFSIVMMSFVSSVWELFILRLFMGVVTGFIPTSIALISAITPKEEAGKILGTLQMGTVSGGLIGPLLGGLLADAFGFTYTFLITGIVIILATILVWVGIDEKVKGLTKQEQQEQQESMVQVIMGIIRHPVLLGTMLISLMVQLGNFSIQPQLALYTADLVDTNQIAFLAGLAFSVTGLGNFISTRFWGIQGDRFGHHWILLITLVLAGLFFIPQGYVSSIEMLIVFRFLFGIALGGIIPCVTAYIRQVVPIHRQGEVLGYNQSFRFLGNVIGPVMGGLIAGSFGISTVFTVSGILFFVTATGFFWVVRVKSTS
- the fdhF gene encoding formate dehydrogenase subunit alpha — its product is MTNVKTVETTCAYCGTGCGLLVEVEDNRIVKIKGNKNAPVNEGQTCIKGSLGYHYIHSEDRLKKPLIRKEGVLTESTWDETLTYIAEKLTDIKTTFGPDAFSMFACARATNETNYVTQKFTRAVMGTNNIDGCNRTUHAPSVAGLATVFGNGAPTSSIMDVEKSDVLLLMGSNTSEAHPIIANRMKKAVKKGLKIIVVDPRKIAMTKFADHHLQIKVGSDIALMNGMMKVMIDEGIYNKSFVAKNAVNFDSLYDRVSEYTLEKTASITGLKPEEITSAARMFATADRSMIAYTLGITEHHCGVNNVFDIANLVLLTGHIGREGTGIMPLRGQNNVQGAGDMGCLPNMLPGAVPVDNEAFRNQLERSWGVPLNPNVGQTQTGMLERMETGEMKSLYVIGENPIVADVHRNHTTELFKNLDFLIVQDLFLTETAELADVVLPAKGWAEVEGTYTNTDRRVQKVNPAVEAPGEAWDDWEILSKLATQMDYPLHYKQSEDIWNEVREVAPHMFGGMNYNRLTNGQTLQYPCPSEDHPGTALLHQEFHHEGREPAPFTPVIYTEPVELPDSDYPLTLTTGRRYEPYNTNTQTRYYPDSLKRKHTEETVDMHPSDAERMNISEGEYVTVSSRRGAVKVKARITEEVQEKLVFMSFHWKEVPTNVLTINEFDPISGTAEYKACAVKIEKL
- a CDS encoding deoxynucleoside kinase; the protein is MINPVNHQLKSNALITLAGTVGAGKSSLTNVLSEALSFKPAFEKVDGNPYLEDYYHDFKKWSFHLQMYFLAERFKQQKNMHEENTGYVQDRSIYEDVGIFAKLQYDQGNMSDRDFNTYHSLFEAMVMNPYFPKPDVLIFIDGKFESIIDRIHKRGREMEINTPESYWFDLYQRYQHWIHSFTECPILHLDIDYYDCQNQKSVEQIVKALETMMANPEIRYLNLSEHKV
- a CDS encoding L-lactate MFS transporter; the protein is MKTKNRWLIALSAVAIHLSIGSAYAYSVFQLPIANELGWATSQVSLAFTIAIFFLGISAAFFGPFVEKRGPRAAASLAAVLFSSGLLISGVSIMLESLPLFLLGYGAIGGMGLGLGYISPVSTLVKWFPDRRGLATGMAVFGFGAGALLAGPVAASLINMIGIANTFFTLGVTFFVLMISGALYIARPPEGWQPASMIESASGPAKKKMKEDLAQLTAKEARKTARFWMLWLMMFINITVGIMIISVASPMAQEKVGMSIIAAGTMVGIMGLFNGGGRIVWATASDYIGRQRIFAIFFGVQFAAFMILPSITNVIVFQILIFLVISMYGGGFASLPAFIGDLFGTKELGAIHGLLLTSWSMAGVVGPMTVSYIRESTGTYDSVFYIFSVLLLVAFVTSILMIKNINKVKAAKKNAEAA
- a CDS encoding deoxynucleoside kinase, which encodes MSNHFDAPFIAVEGPIGVGKTSLATKIAEHYQYELLKEIVDENPFLSKFYEDNNEWSFQTEMFFLCNRFKQLEDTNEKLLQNGQAVVSDYHIFKNHLFAKQTLKQRHFEKYDRIYSILTDGLPTPNLIVYLNASLPTLLDRIKKRGRSMEQSMDPDYLAQLSSDYQQFMKDHQRVYPHVPVLSFNGDEIDFVKNTEDFKRITDLIDDALKTNTNLF
- a CDS encoding IS1182 family transposase, with the translated sequence MFLDYNMNQLVLPMDLSLQLQKNDVAFAVNDLVESIPEEAFEAFYKSQGRPSYHPKMMMKVILCAYTQSTFSGRKIEALLQDSIRMMWLAQGHAPTYRTINRFRVHPDVEELLRQCFVQFRSRLVQEEAIDNEAIFIDGTKIEANANKFTFVWKKSVQRYHHDIVTKSNAIYDELIEQEIIPAIELEDQEALTDDELNKVHEELDQTVQDYDKQIEENDDAKERKRLRSERKKPKEKRKKFQDFIERKARYEKDLAILGDRNSYSKTDHDATFMRMKDDYMKNGQLKAGYNLQIATEGQYTLAYDIYPNPTDTRTLIPFLDTIERRYFSLPDYIVGDAGYGSEQNYEDIFLNRLSSTPLITYSMYRKEKKRSFKTDRYHVMNWNYNQDQDYFLCPNGKKVTFRYVSKRTDRAGFERTFKVYESEDCTGCPLRASCTKAKEGKNRKVYYNEKWELQKEHIRQLLLEEETGAIYGRRKVDVEPVFGFLKANLHFTRMSVRGKDKVKKEMGFALMAVNLRKYTALYCFLYLYQQTKRFRLSIYDNRKRILIIQGFLSQPLLLSLYSTEFISIILN
- a CDS encoding DUF420 domain-containing protein codes for the protein MVNHHVKTVVILSIILNGAIIVLSGIPGYQGTLPAFVTYLPMMNAIFNTFTFLFLTGALISILRGNERLHQRFIYGAFTTTALFLISYVVFHFMAESTPYGGTGFSAISYYIILISHIILAAAIVPLALMSFFTGYKGLRDRHKKWVRWTMPLWLYVSATGVIVYLMISPYYSF
- a CDS encoding patatin-like phospholipase family protein gives rise to the protein MNQTGLVLEGGGLRGVYTAGILEYFLKSGLSFPSVVGVSAGACNASSYISRQEKRNYAVTVGYAGHPDYISFKRFFSHGELFNMDLIFDKIPHQEHPFDYDRFYNSDQLLYTGVTDCVTGETVYYEKNEVKGDIITILRASSSLPMIAPIVRYDGRDYLDGGISDPIPINQSIKTGNQKHVIVLTQEKGYQKQQTKRGMLYFSRKYRDYPGLVDVVKRRYQIYNGLLRQVERMEEEGSAFVFRPDNLQGVKRLEKDAAKLDELYQHGMEHAKARSEELQRFINS